Proteins from one Triticum aestivum cultivar Chinese Spring chromosome 7A, IWGSC CS RefSeq v2.1, whole genome shotgun sequence genomic window:
- the LOC123147364 gene encoding sm-like protein LSM2, which produces MLFFSYFKELVGKEVTVELKNDLAIRGTLHSVDQYLNIKLENTRVVDQDKYPHMLSVRNCFIRGSVVRYVLLPQDGVDIDILHDATRREARGG; this is translated from the exons ATG CTGTTCTTCTCCTACTTCAAGGAGCTCGTCGGGAAGGAGGTTACGGTCGAGCTCAAGAACGACCTGGCCATCCGCGGCACGCTCCACTCGGTGGATCAGTACCTCAACATCAAGCTCGAGAACACTCGGGTCGTCGACCAGGACAAGTATCCCCACATG CTATCGGTGCGGAACTGCTTCATCAGGGGATCTGTGGTGCGTTACGTCCTGCTTCCGCAGGACGGGGTTGACATCGACATCCTCCATGATGCCACCAGGAGGGAGGCACGGGGCGGCTGA